The following are from one region of the Mustela lutreola isolate mMusLut2 chromosome 9, mMusLut2.pri, whole genome shotgun sequence genome:
- the ADRA2B gene encoding alpha-2B adrenergic receptor: protein MDHQEPYSVQATAAIAAVITFLILFTIFGNALVILAVLTSRALRAPQNLFLVSLAAADILVATLIIPFSLANELLGYWYFRRTWCEVYLALDVLFCTSSIVHLCAISLDRYWAVSRALEYNSKRTPRRIKCIILTVWLIAAVISLPPLIYKGDQGPQPRGRPQCKLNQEAWYILASSIGSFFAPCLIMILVYLRIYLIAKRSHRRGPRAKGGPGAGESKQPRSVPTGTSAKLPTLASLVASGEANGHSKPTGEKEEGDTPEDPGTPALPPTWSACPNSGQSQKEGVCGASPEEEAEEEEEEEEEEGKPQALPASPASACNPPLQQPQGSRVLATLRGQVLLGRGVGTASGQWWRRRAQLTREKRFTFVLAVVIGVFVLCWFPFFFSYSLGAICPQRCKVPHGLFQFFFWIGYCNSSLNPVIYTIFNQDFRRAFRRILCRQWTQTAW from the coding sequence ATGGACCACCAGGAGCCCTACTCGGTGCAGGCCACCGCGGCCATCGCGGCGGTCATCACGTTCCTCATACTCTTCACCATCTTCGGCAACGCGCTGGTCATCTTGGCTGTGCTGACGAGCCGCGCGCTGCGCGCCCCGCAGAACCTGTTCCTGGTGTCGCTGGCCGCTGCCGACATCCTGGTGGCCACGCTCATCATCCCCTTCTCGCTGGCCAACGAGCTGCTGGGCTACTGGTACTTCCGGCGCACGTGGTGCGAGGTGTACTTGGCGCTCGATGTGCTCTTCTGTACCTCGTCCATCGTGCACCTATGCGCCATCAGCCTGGACCGCTACTGGGCGGTGAGCCGGGCCCTGGAGTACAACTCCAAGCGTACCCCGCGCCGCATCAAGTGCATCATTCTCACCGTGTGGCTCATCGCAGCCGTCATCTCCCTGCCACCGCTGATCTACAAGGGCGACCAAGGGCCCCAGCCCCGCGGGCGCCCCCAGTGCAAACTCAACCAGGAGGCCTGGTACATCCTGGCCTCCAGCATCGGGTCCTTCTTCGCACCCTGCCTCATCATGATCCTCGTCTACCTGCGCATCTACCTGATTGCCAAACGCAGCCACCGCAGAGGTCCCAGGGCCAAGGGGGGCCCCGGGGCAGGTGAGTCCAAGCAGCCACGCTCAGTCCCTACGGGGACTTCGGCCAAACTGCCTACCCTGGCCTCACTGGTGGCTTCTGGGGAGGCCAATGGGCACTCTAAGCCtactggggagaaggaagagggggataCCCCTGAAGATCCCGGGACCCCTGCCTTGCCACCCACCTGGTCAGCCTGTCCCAACTCGGGCCAGAGTCAGAAGGAAGGTGTGTGCGGGGCATctccagaggaggaagctgaagaggaggaggaggaagaggaggaggaaggcaagcCTCAGGCCTTACCAGCCTCTCCTGCATCGGCTTGTAACCCACCCCTGCAGCAGCCACAGGGTTCCCGGGTGCTGGCAACCCTACGTGGCCAGGTGCTCCTGGGCAGAGGTGTGGGCACCGCGAGTGGGcagtggtggcggcggcgggcaCAGCTGACTCGGGAGAAACGGTTCACCTTTGTGTTGGCCGTGGTCATTGGTGTTTTTGTGCTCTGCTGGTTCCCCTTCTTCTTCAGCTACAGTCTGGGTGCCATCTGCCCGCAGCGCTGCAAGGTGCCCCATGGCCTCTTCCAGTTCTTCTTCTGGATTGGCTACTGTAACAGCTCGCTGAACCCTGTCATCTACACTATCTTTAACCAGGACTTTCGCCGTGCCTTCCGAAGGATCCTTTGCCGCCAGTGGACCCAGACGGCATGGTGA
- the ASTL gene encoding astacin-like metalloendopeptidase: MGSLWPWVLGLLSLPGLILGAPSACTSPEACGTSYSEGLNPEETQTSWDKDIPAINQGLIPEESPESSFLLEGDILRPSPFQVFSVSSNKWPKNGGFVEVPFLLSRKYDKASREVLLRAFAEFERFTCIRFVAYRGQRDFISIIPMSGCFSSVGRSGGMQVVSLAPTCLQKGPGIVLHELMHVLGFWHEHSRADRDRYIRINWNEILPGFEINFIKSQSSNMLVPYDYSSVLHYGRFAFSRRGLPTITPLWAPSVQIGQRWNLSTSDITRVLRLYDCNPSGQGPRGGGFQPHSDGRSPTPAPRPSLQRLLKALLAESGNPDTSGPKAGGRHVAAGPRESSHSWELPAQRKVTVGASSRLPQTPASSLNSRPGAGVPGVLEMSRLAQAPSVPPTISPEAEGQLVPIQDTLGNPDLPGAGSFPESRRPQMTVSRTSGGSEAGKKTARSLSSHSPAEAGCLQARLPARASERNRRLGLCAASHHRWRDPPADPPGSASQRPRSAWPWGSSAFRAAKGLILPSSLAG; encoded by the exons ATGGGCAGCCTCTGGCCATGGGTGCTGGGTCTGCTCTCTTTGCCAG GTTTGATCCTAGGAGCACCCTCAGCCTGCACTTCCCCAGAAGCCTGTGGAACCAGCTACTCAGAGGGCCTCAACCCCGAGGAGACCCAGACGTCCTGGGATAAGGACATACCTGCGATTAACCAAG ggCTCATCCCAGAGGAATCCCCTGAGAGCAGCTTCCTCCTGGAGGGGGATATCCTTCGACCA AGTCCTTTCCAGGTGTTCTCAGTGAGCAGCAACAAGTGGCCTAAGAACGGGGGGTTTGTGGAGGTCCCCTTCCTGCTCTCCAGGAAGTACG ATAAAGCCAGCCGTGAGGTTCTCCTGAGGGCATTTGCTGAGTTTGAGCGGTTCACATGCATCCGGTTTGTTGCCTACCGGGGCCAGAGAGACTTCATTTCCATCATCCCCATGTCTGG GTGTTTCTCCAGTGTGGGACGCAGTGGAGGGATGCAGGTGGTGTCCCTAGCACCCACCTGTCTCCAGAAAGGCCCGGGCATCGTCCTGCATGAGCTCATGCATGTGCTGGGCTTCTGGCATGAGCACTCACGGGCTGATCGGGACCGCTATATTCGTATCAATTGGAACGAGATCCTCCCAG gctTTGAAATCAACTTCATCAAGTCTCAGAGCAGCAACATGTTGGTGCCCTATGACTACTCATCAGTGCTGCACTATGGGAG GTTTGCCTTCAGCCGGCGGGGGCTGCCCACCATCACACCCCTCTGGGCTCCCAGTGTCCAAATTGGCCAGCGATGGAATCTGAGCACCTCGGACATCACACGGGTCCTCAGGCTTTACGACTGCAACCCGAGTGGCCAAGGCCCCCGTGGTGGAG GATTCCAGCCCCACAGTGATGGTAGGAGCCCTACTCCTGCCCCTAGACCATCCCTGCAACGGCTTCTGAAGGCATTGTTGGCAGAATCTGGGAACCCCGACACCAGTGGCCCCAAGGCAGGAGGCCGACATGTTGCTGCAGGGCCCCGAGAGAGCTCACATAGCTGGGAGCTCCCTGCGCAGAGGAAGGTCACTGTGGGGGCCTCTTCAAGGCTTCCTCAGACCCCAGCTTCTTCCCTGAACTCCAGGCCTGGAGCAGGTGTTCCTGGTGTTCTAGAGATGTCCCGACTGGCCCAAGCACCCTCTGTACCCCCAACCATATCTCCAGAGGCAGAAGGCCAGCTAGTGCCTATCCAGGATACTTTGGGGAACCCAGATCTGCCAGGAGCAG GATCCTTCCCGGAGTCCCGAAGACCCCAGATGACGGTCTCTCGGACCTCCGGTGGCTCGGAGGCCGGGAAGAAAACGG cgCGCTCGCTCTCCTCCCATTCCCCTGCCGAGGCCGGCTGCCTGCAGGCGCGGCTCCCGGCTAGAGCCAGCGAGCGGAACCGGCGCCTCGGCCTCTGCGCCGCCTCCCACCATCGGTGGCGCGACCCCCCGGCCGACCCGCCGGGCTCCGCGTCCCAGC GCCCCCGTTCGGCCTGGCCATGGGGCTCCAGCGCCTTCCGCGCCGCCAAGGGGTTGATCCTCCCGTCTAGCCTAGCTGGGTAG
- the DUSP2 gene encoding dual specificity protein phosphatase 2 — protein MGLEAAHELDCAALGALLREPREAERTLLLDCRPFLAFCRRHVRHARPVPWNALLRRRARGPPAAALACLLPDRALRARLARGELARAVVLDEGSASVAELPPDGPAHALLAALLPETRAGPTAVCFLRGGFDGFQVCCPDLCSESPAPTMSSAGLEKSRSDPRAPFYDQGGPVEILPYLFLGSCSHSSDLQGLQACGITAVLNVSASCPNHFEGLFHYKSIPVEDNQMVEISAWFQEAISFIDSVKNSGGRVLVHCQAGISRSATICLAYLIQSRRVRLDEAFDFVKQRRGVISPNFSFMGQLLQFETQVLCH, from the exons ATGGGGCTGGAGGCGGCGCACGAGCTGGACTGCGCGGCGCTGGGCGCGCTGCTTCGGGAGCCTCGGGAGGCCGAGCGCACGCTGCTGCTGGACTGCCGCCCCTTCCTGGCCTTCTGCCGGCGCCACGTGCGCCACGCGCGGCCCGTGCCCTGGAACGCGCTGCTGCGGCGCCGCGCCCGCGGCCCGCCGGCCGCCGCCCTCGCCTGCCTGCTGCCCGACCGCGCGCTGCGGGCGCGTCTGGCCCGCGGGGAGCTGGCCCGGGCGGTGGTGCTGGACGAGGGCAGCGCCTCGGTGGCCGAGCTCCCGCCCGACGGCCCGGCACACGCGCTGCTCGCCGCGCTGCTGCCCGAGACCCGTGCGGGACCCACGGCCGTGTGCTTCCTGCGAG GCGGCTTCGATGGCTTCCAGGTGTGCTGTCCCGATCTGTGCTCTGAGTCCCCCGCCCCGACCATGTCGTCTGCTGGGTTAGAGAAGAGCCGCTCTGACCCCAGGGCTCCCTTCTACGATCAG GGAGGCCCGGTGGAGATCCTACCCTACCTGTTCCTGGGCAGCTGCAGCCACTCCTCCGACCTGCAGGGGCTGCAGGCTTGTGGCATCACTGCGGTCCTCAACGTGTCCGCCAGCTGCCCCAACCACTTTGAGGGCCTTTTCCACTACAAGAGCATCCCGGTGGAGGACAACCAAATGGTGGAGATCAGTGCCTGGTTCCAGGAGGCGATAAGCTTCATTG ACTCGGTGAAGAACAGCGGAGGCCGGGTACTGGTACACTGCCAGGCGGGCATCTCCCGCTCGGCCACCATCTGCCTGGCTTACCTGATACAGAGCCGCCGTGTGAGGCTTGACGAGGCCTTTGACTTCGTCAAGCAACGCCGGGGAGTCATCTCCCCCAACTTCAGTTTCATGGGGCAGCTGCTACAGTTCGAGACTCAGGTGCTATGTCACTGA